DNA from Podospora pseudopauciseta strain CBS 411.78 chromosome 5 map unlocalized CBS411.78m_5, whole genome shotgun sequence:
CGTTGAGAgagacatcctcctcaacggtgacaccatcaccacccaccgaACACGTGCATTCTGTGCCCCCATTCAGGGCCCGGCTCCAGGAATGGATTGTCCTCCACGACGCCAAAAAGATAGTCCATCGCGCCCACGTTGATGACATCCACGTAGAGACCTCTTAGTCTGTGGCCGACGCCTTGGACAAATGTGAAAAATTCTTGCTGGTCTAGTTTAACTCCACAGACACGGAGCTCTATTAGGTAGGGGAATGGCGGGCATTTTGATTGGGCAGGGCCGAGGTGGAAGCCATCGCCGGGTCGACTGCCGCCCTCGAGATGAAGGCCGAAGCAGGTAAGGTAGATGTTAAGGGTTTTGAGTTTAAGGCTGGAGATGACAGCGGAAATGTAACCGTCAATGATTTCTTTGTCTTGTCCCTCAATGGGGGCGGTTCGGGTCGGCGGGGGGTGGGCGTGATGATCAATGTGGACGGATTGGAGGTCTTGGCATGAAAttcggagctggtggaggagggagtcgCGGTCtttggttggtgggaggaTCATACTGTAGTCACCCTTGCGAGGAAAGGCATTCACAACTAGACTTTTGAGGTGATGGCCTGCTTGGTGGATGGCAACGGGGAGGTCGGTGAGGAGTCTGGCAACGAAGTTGCTGCCGTTGGAGAAAAGGGCTTCGCTTATTTTCCAGCTCAGCCCGGCTTCGAGCCAGGAGGTGAGAGCGGCCTTGTCCAGGAGGATATTCGGATGATACTCGGAGCCAGGTCACTTTCTTCCATGAACTGACACCTCTTGCTGTGATTGGTGTTCTAAAAGACGAGGTACTCAACTTTTCCTAGTCGTTTGATTGCCGACGCAACCTTTTGGGCAAAGATTCAATCTTCGACAAGGCGGGACTGTTCCAAATGGAGAGCCTTGAACCGCTCATAGCTGTTGGAGAATGGAGCTCCACTCATCTCTTTCGCATTGTTGAGACGTGTCGAACGCAGGCTCCTACCAGAtttccatcatcaaactccaGCTCTTGCATATCTCGTCAAAAGTGCTAGCGGCCTCGCACGACTCGGCGGGCTCTGAAATAAACTCACCGTGTGAGTCCAGGAAGCCAATGCTAGGAGTGGGATTTCGGCCGACTCCATATCGCTCTACCTGCTTATTCAAAAGTTGGAGGCGGGTGTTAGTGAAATAAACCGGGCCTCGGCCAGAGCCTTGGTTGGTATGCCATTTGCAGCTTTGATAGAGCGAACGCCAGATGCGAGACCGGGCATCACCAGTAGCTGCTCCAGCGTGTCGAGGGCGGTCTGGCTGATGTCAATGTGAATATGGGGGAGCAGAAGTGGCGAGGCTAGCTCACAAAAGAGGCCGTTGACAAGGCGAAGGTTGCGAATGTCGGACTCGTCCAGTTTACACTTTTCTCCTCCATGACAGACTGAGCAGTAGTCCCAGTCCCAGTCATAATGATGCTCGTGTGGAGTGAGCTCTTCGACAATTTCGCGGAGAATCTCCACGGGAAGGTCGTTAAGGGAACGATAGGATGTGCTCGGGGAGGAGTTGATGTGTAGGTCGCCGATGTCTTCGACAAGGTCATTCTCGGCgggagagcttggaggtGGGAGCCGTGTGGATGAACCACCCCTTATGCCGTTGTCATCGCAGTCCATCACGTCGGTTTGATTAATATTGGAATAGATACGAGGTTGGAACCTTTCACTCAAAGTAAGATACAAGCCACGAGTTACTCCCTTGCCTTCTTACCCAATAACGTGCTTGTGCGATGATTCGGCTGGTGTCGTTGAAAGCTGAGGACGGATTCGCACGTGAGTTAGCAGTCAGATCCCAACTACCAATGACCACACACAGCCAACCAGAATCAAGGTCCAAAGCGATGTGATGCTGGTATGCCTCTATCATTGGCCGGGCCAATCTCTGTGCAACACTCAAGCCAAATGTTGATCCTTAAACTACACTGATAGTTGGTATTGTTAAGGGCCTATGGCTGGgtgaaggaaagaaaaggaatatGAAATACACTGCCCACGACGTCTTCTTATATCGCCCAACCCCTCCGGGCTTCCCCTGCAAAACGTATGGAATATCCACAAGATTTGTCTGAATTCCTACGTCAACCGCAAGCCTCCCACGTCAATTGACCaaataaccctaacccagaTACCATCCCATAACGGGTATGAGATATTGTTCTCGACGTTCCAGCCAGCTTAGGGCCAGGAACATCGGAGGTCCTGTAACTGGGTGTGTTGAGCTGGCCACGATGATGTTGGGAAGTGTGCCGCAGCACGGACCACCGTCAAAGCGTCATCGGGAAAAAAGCATTTCTTTACCCGCTGCAgattcccctccccatctgcAAACACACAGATGTGGCTGACAGGATCAATTGCGGCAGGCAATTCAACTTGTTTCTgttttccccccttttcttttcttcaacCTGCAGCGGTACCCAGGCACCACAGCATCAGGAGTCTGGGGATCAGGAGTCTGGGGGTGCGGAGTCGGGTTCGGGTTCCACAAAATCGCCAAACACGAAAAAAGCGGAGAACATAGCCGGCCAGACCAGGGAGTCGGGGCTTGATAACTACTCTGCCACTGTCGAGAGATGAGCAACCAGCTTCTGGTATCTGTACGCTCATACCGGTGGTCGACCAACGGGGGACGCTACTGCATCTCGGCCGACCTCGGTGTGGAATATCACGAATTTTCAGCAGTCCAGTCCGAGCACACGGCAAATCCCGCCCGCAGGAACTTCTGATATGCGCTTTTAGAACACGAGCTTGACACCAATCAAAATATCAGTCGAGGACAATTTTGTGTTATTATGCAGCTGACTGAACCAAAGCTCGAGCAGGACGAACCCATCAAGAAGGGATCGCTACCTAGGGCAGGCTTCATCCtcgctgctggagctggacaAGGACGCCGTCGACGATAGTGGGGGAGCTGTGGACCTTGCCCCGAACCACTGACATCTCAAAAGCCGCCGCACCCGGAATTTTCTTGCTGACGCACGGCCATTGGTTATTGATGGGCGATGTGCTCGAGGATCGAGGTGATCTTTTCACAGCAAGCCGGTAGTCAAGTGTCATGCCACACCGCCATGGAACCAATGCCGTGCCAGTTGTTCTAGGGCTGCAGCAGCACGGGCGTCCCTTTCGGTGGGTTCTGCAGAAATGAGAACCATCAGCTCGGCAACTTTGGATGATGAAGCATGAAGCACAGGAGAAACACCTGGCGCTGGCTGGTGCAGAAAATGGAAAAGGGAGGCGGGAGGAAATTGTCTGACCTCTTTTTAGCCGGCGACAATAAAAGTTTGGTCGAAGCGACCCGGATTTCAGGCGAGGAGGCGAAAAGCACATCGATGGAAGCGATGCTCGGTTATGTCTTTTTGCTGCGCGGTGGCTTGCGCTGTTGCTGCCCTCGCTGTCGTTGGTGGTCGAAGCGACGAACGAGGTTGAttgttgtggtgttgctCGGACGTGTCAAAGCGCTAACAGCATCTGCCCTTTCCTTTCGAGGTGTCCTGTTAGGGGCCCGTCTCGCCGGATGCAACCCCGCATCAATGCCCTGAAAGGGGTTAGCTACTCGCAGCTATGGAGCGCCTGTGTGTCAAGCTCCGATCAGATAAGCGAGGAAATCTGCTGACATTACCCGCTTCCCTCCCCAGCACGGTGGTTACCACCTGCTTCACGGGTCCACCCAGCCCCGTCCAAGCCGTTCGAGGCCAACCATGGCGTCCCGGGCAAGAGCTTCAAAGGGGGCCATGATGCCGACCATGCGGGCCGGTGGATTCTCTCTTCAGCTTGTGTTTCTTGAAGaagcaacaagcaacaacGAAACAGCGCCATGGACCAAGACGAAGAGGCATATCGAATCGATCAACGACGACAGGATGAGctggtcatcatcaccgtGGTTTTCACGTCGCTGtccatcctcgtcgtcggcaCCCGCACCTTTGTGCGGGCCGTCTTGATGAGGAAATTCGGCGCCGATGACTGGACCATGTTGGGGGCCTTGGTAGGTTGATGGGCTTCTCCGTTCGATACGTCCATCATTCATGAAGCTAACTGCCTgtctcaccaccagctctTCTCCTGCGGATATCTCGTcgaaatcatcatcatgaagTACAACGGAGTCGGCCACGCAATAACCACCTTGACAGTTGACAACATGCTCATCTTGATCAAGGTGACGTTGGCCATCCAGTGTACCTACTACGCATGCGTCAACTGCATCAAGTTCTCCATTCTGTGCATGTACCTTCGTTTTGGTTCGTCGACTGGCTCTTCCCATCTCGCCCTCGACATTCATTTCACTCTTGCTGACAGTTCTGCCTATCCACAGCCGTGACAGAAACACTCCGATATGCATGCTTTGGCCTGATAGGCTTCCACGCGGtgttcttcatcatctctcTTACAACCACCCTTGCGCAGTGCCAGCCTCTCGAGAAGATGTGGGATCTCACCGGTGTGGCCCCAGGCAGGtgcatcaacaccaccgcatTCTTTTACTTTACGTCCGGCTTCAACATCCTGACCGATATCCTCATTTTTGGCCTCCCCATCAAGACCTTGATTGGCATCAACCGCCCACGCAAGGAGGTGTACGCTCTTGTTGGCGTGTTTTGCATTGGCGCCTTCGCCACTGTCATTGCCATCATCCGATTGCACACCATCATTGTCTACACCACTGCCGTCGATCCTTTCCGAGAGTCCATTCTCGTCAACCTCTGGTCCGTTCTCGAGGTCAACATTGGCATCATCTGCGCCTCCGCGCCCGCTCTGAAGCCCCTGTTCCACCCCCAGGCACTTCGAGAGGCGAGATATGGTAGCAGCGGTGGCCCGCCAAAGCGGACGGGATACCACTACCATTCACGGGACAAGAGCGGCACAGAGATCAAGAGCAATATCAGGGTTGAGCAGGAGTTCAGTGCCCGGAGTATTAACTTGGGACCCATCCCCAGCAACACCGCCCAGGTAGTCGGGGGGAGGGAACAAAACTCGGATCAAGACAGCGTGGATAAAATCTTGCAGGATCGGTATTAAACAATAGTGTCTTGGGATTGTGAGCTACAAGGATGGGAACGGCGCGGTGATACCAatttcttttgtctttgtcttttgggtttgggtCCTGGAAGGATATTTACCTCGGCATACAGGATTTATTTAACCTTTCGGTCAGTTAAAAATGTATAATAATATCATGGAGACACAAACATAACGACTAACGATTGCTTTTATTGCGCATCAGCCCTACATCATTGCTGAATCGTAAGGAAACTACTGACGATTAGTACAAACATCAGAATTGTTGCCCTACATCGAGTATCAGCCTGTCAGGCGGCTTCCACGCCTATGACTTCCAGGGACCTCGGGCGGACTCCTCAATCGTGTTGATGGCATCAAAAGAGGCAGTAGTGTCGCCACTGCTTAGCGTGCCTTTTAAGTTCTATTTGCCAACTTTTATCTCTGACCATGCTCTTTGTTTTCGGGGAGATACATGTTGTGGACAACTTATATGTTCATTATTCCCTTAACTATTCGCATGTAAACATTGCAAGACAGCTGTATTTTGGTGTGAAAGCGCGTTTCACAGGTTTGTAAGCACGTTGCCCAGGTTCTCCCCTTTAACATCACAACCCGTCTACGTGCTTCTAGTATTCTTCCCGGCTTGCTCGAATATCATGAGAGTCTTTGGGTGCATGAACAAACTGAGCTCGACGCTGCTGATATTTAGTGCTATGAGGTACTGTTAGTAAGCCGGCACTGTTTTGAGATGAAGGGGAAGTTTTATGGCTTTGAACAAAACTATATAAGTCGAGGCTACTGATACACCTGGTTGACACGAGCATGGCTGCTAAGCAAACATCTGTCAAACATAAAACCTCCAATGGTATTGAAACATTACTGTTTGGGTTGAAGCTGTGAGTGATGTGTTCTAACTCTAATGAAACATGttttatatagctattatAGAGGAAGGTGTGTGTCACAGTTAAGCCAAcggtgtgacgaacccctatccagaaaGGGATACTCAGTTGAAGGTGCTTCTAAACAATTAGTCCGGTGCAGGTAAATAGTgcacaacaatggcttgttTCAATCACAATAGTGTGATACCAACGaatgtgacttgtattgcatactgcggaactatctaccGGCTATCAAGTTCCTCAGTATAGATAGACCTGTGGATCACCTGGATCAAGTTCCTCAGTATAGATAGACCTGTG
Protein-coding regions in this window:
- a CDS encoding uncharacterized protein (EggNog:ENOG503PCUA), which codes for MDCDDNGIRGGSSTRLPPPSSPAENDLVEDIGDLHINSSPSTSYRSLNDLPVEILREIVEELTPHEHHYDWDWDYCSVCHGGEKCKLDESDIRNLRLVNGLFYRPRHAGAATGDARSRIWRSLYQSCKWHTNQGSGRGPVYFTNTRLQLLNKQVERYGVGRNPTPSIGFLDSHGEFISEPAESCEAASTFDEICKSWSLMMEIWSLRSTRLNNAKEMSGAPFSNSYERFKALHLEQSRLYHPNILLDKAALTSWLEAGLSWKISEALFSNGSNFVARLLTDLPVAIHQAGHHLKSLVVNAFPRKGDYSMILPPTKDRDSLLHQLRISCQDLQSVHIDHHAHPPPTRTAPIEGQDKEIIDGYISAVISSLKLKTLNIYLTCFGLHLEGGSRPGDGFHLGPAQSKCPPFPYLIELRVCGVKLDQQEFFTFVQGVGHRLRGLYVDVINVGAMDYLFGVVEDNPFLEPGPEWGHRMHVFGGW
- a CDS encoding uncharacterized protein (EggNog:ENOG503PCFF; COG:S) encodes the protein MDQDEEAYRIDQRRQDELVIITVVFTSLSILVVGTRTFVRAVLMRKFGADDWTMLGALLFSCGYLVEIIIMKYNGVGHAITTLTVDNMLILIKVTLAIQCTYYACVNCIKFSILCMYLRFAVTETLRYACFGLIGFHAVFFIISLTTTLAQCQPLEKMWDLTGVAPGRCINTTAFFYFTSGFNILTDILIFGLPIKTLIGINRPRKEVYALVGVFCIGAFATVIAIIRLHTIIVYTTAVDPFRESILVNLWSVLEVNIGIICASAPALKPLFHPQALREARYGSSGGPPKRTGYHYHSRDKSGTEIKSNIRVEQEFSARSINLGPIPSNTAQVVGGREQNSDQDSVDKILQDRY